From Aythya fuligula isolate bAytFul2 chromosome 20, bAytFul2.pri, whole genome shotgun sequence, a single genomic window includes:
- the LIG3 gene encoding LOW QUALITY PROTEIN: DNA ligase 3 (The sequence of the model RefSeq protein was modified relative to this genomic sequence to represent the inferred CDS: inserted 1 base in 1 codon; deleted 1 base in 1 codon): MAEQRYCVDYAKRGTAGCKKCKEKLVKGTVRIGKIVPNPFTESGGEMKEWYHVRCMFEKLEKARATTKKIEDITDLEGWEELQDEEKELIQKHIAEATSKAATTPKKKATVQAKLTPTGQITSPSKDPLAAVNPKKFSGFTAKPKNSEDVPANSSHKSSLSAKKSDPKHKDCLLREFRKLCAMVADKPSYNVKTQIIQDFLRKGTGGDGFHGDVYLTIKLLLPGVIKIVYNLNDKQIVKLFSRIFNCSQEEMIRDLEQGDVSETIRLFFEQSKSCPPAAKSLLTIQEVDEFLIQLSKLTKEDDQQSVLHNITRRCTGNDLKCIIRLIKHDLKMNAGAKHVLDALDPNAYEAFKASRNLQDVVERVLKNQQEAEKMPGLKRTLSVQASLMTPVQPMLAEACKSIEYAMKKCPNGMYAEIKYDGERVQVHKNGDHFSYFSRSLKPVLPHKVAHFKDFIPQAFPGGQSMILDSEVLLIDNKTGKPLPFGTLGVHKKAAFQDANVCLFVFDCIYFNDISLMDRPLRERRKFLHDNMVEIPXPDPLLRDEACYKSFGSGRYDHRVIREGLEGLVLKDIKGNYEPGKRHWLKVKKDYLNEGAMADTADLVVLGAFYGQGSKGGMMSIFLMGCYDPKSEKWCTVTKCAGGHDDATLARLQTELDMVKISKDPSKIPSWLKINKIYYPDFIVPDPKKAPVWEITGAEFSKAEAHTADGISIRFPRCTRIRDDKDWKTATNLPQLKELYQLSKEKADFSVVAGEEEESTAGSSGENEGNSRSSTPHKTTKTPPSKSPAKAKKPEGTKAITESPQKPEEKRGEKRKASEMDDNGKKTLLDIFTGVKLYLSPSVKDFNKIRRYFIAYDGDLVPEFDTASATHVIGDIDENPGAKRVSPKWIWECIRKRRLVAPC, encoded by the exons ATGGCGGAGCAGCGGTACTGCGTGGACTACGCCAAGCGAGGCACGGCCGGCTGCAAGAAGTGCAAGgagaagctggtgaagggcacGGTGCGCATCGGGAAGATCGTGCCCAACCCCTTCACCGAGTCCGGCGGGGAGATGAAGGAGTGGTACCACGTCAGGTGCATGTTCGAGAAGCTGGAGAAGGCCCGTGCCACCACCAAGAAGATCGAGGACATCACGGACctggagggctgggaggagctgcaggacgAGGAGAAGGAGCTGATCCAGAAGCACATCGCAG AAGCTACTTCTAAGGCTGCAACTACACcgaagaaaaaagcaacagtcCAAGCTAAGCTCACTCCCACAGGACAAATAACCAGTCCCTCAAAGGATCCATTAGCTGCTGTCAATCCGAAGAAGTTCTCTGGCTTCACAG CCAAGCCAAAGAATTCAGAAGATGTCCCCGCAAACTCTTCCCACAAGTCTAGCCTGTCTGCAAAAAAAAGTGATCCGAAGCACAAGGACTGCTTGCTGCGAGAGTTCAGGAAGCTCTGCGCCATGGTTGCTGACAAGCCTAGCTACAATGTGAAAACACAGATCATCCAGGACTTCCTGCGGAAGGGAACTGGAGGAG ATGGTTTTCATGGTGATGTGTACCTGACCATTAAGCTGCTGTTACCAGGCGTCATTAAAATTGTTTACAACTTGAACGATAAGCAGATTGTAAAGCTGTTTAGTAGGATTTTTAACTGCAGCCAAGAGGAAATGATCCGGGACCTGGAGCAG GGAGATGTCTCCGAGACCATACGCCTCTTCTTTGAACAGAGCAAGTCTTGTCCTCCAGCAGCTAAAAGTCTCCTGACTATCCAAGAGGTAGATGAGTTCCTAATCCAGCTATCAAAGCTTACTAAGGAAGATGACCAGCAAAGTGTGCTGCACAATATCACTCGCAg ATGTACTGGCAACGACCTGAAATGCATCATCAGGCTAATTAAGCATGACCTGAAAATGAATGCTGGTGCAAAGCACGT GTTGGATGCTTTGGATCCAAATGCTTATGAGGCATTCAAAGCATCACGCAACCTCCAGGATGTGGTAGAGCGAGTCCTGAAGAAccagcaggaggctgagaagATGCCAGGCCTGAAGCGAACCCTCAGTGTGCAGGCCTCCCTGATGACCCCAGTGCAGCCCATGCTG GCTGAAGCCTGCAAGTCAATTGAGTACGCCATGAAGAAGTGCCCAAATGGCATGTATGCGGAGATCAAATACGATGGTGAGCGAGTGCAGGTCCATAAAAATGGAGATCACTTCAGCTACTTCAGCCGGAGCCTCAAACCTGTCCTTCCTCACAAA GTAGCACATTTTAAGGACTTCATCCCCCAGGCTTTCCCTGGCGGGCAAAGTATGATCCTGGATTCGGAAGTTCTTCTAATTGATAACAAAACTGGCAAGCCACTTCCTTTTGGGACTCTTGGTGTGCataag aaagctgctttccaagACGCcaatgtttgcttgtttgtatttGACTGCATCTATTTCAATGACATCAGCCTGATGGACAG GCCTCTGCGCGAGCGTCGCAAGTTTCTACATGATAACATGGTTGAAATCC AACCGGATCCTCTTCTCAGAGATGAAGCATGTTACA AAAGCTTCGGATCTGGCAGATATGATCAC CGAGTCATCCGTGAAGGACTGGAAGGACTGGTGTTGAAAGATATAAAG GGTAATTATGAACCAGGAAAACGGCACTGGCTGAAAGTGAAAAAGGACTATCTAAACGAGGGTGCAATGGCTGACACAGCAGACTTGGTGGTGCTGGGAGCTTTCTATGGGCAAGGCAGTAAAG GTGGGATGATGTCCATTTTCCTCATGGGCTGCTATGATCCCAAGAGTGAGAAGTGGTGTACTGTGACCAAGTGTGCTGGTGGCCATGACGATGCCACCTTGGCCCGTCTGCAAACAGAGCTGGATATGGTGAAGATCAGCAAG GATCCCAGTAAAATTCCAAGCTGgctaaaaattaacaaaatctACTATCCAGACTTCATTGTCCCAGATCCAAAG AAAGCCCCAGTATGGGAGATCACAGGAGCTGAATTCTCTAAAGCAGAAGCCCACACTGCAGATGGGATCTCCATTCGTTTCCCTCGCTGCACCCGCATTCGAGATGACAAGGACTGGAAGACAGCCACCAACCTCCCACAGCTTAAG GAGCTGTACCAACTCTCCAAAGAAAAGGCTGACTTCAGTGTTGTtgctggggaggaagaagagtcCACGGCTGGCAGCAGTGGAGAGAATGAGGGAAATTCCAGGTCTTCCACACCACACAAGACTACTAAAACTCCCCCAAGCAAGTCACCTGCAAAAGCCAAGAAGCCAGAAG gcaCTAAAGCAATCACTGAATCCCCTCAAAAGCCAGAGGAGAAACGAGGAGAGAAGCGAAAAGCATCTGAGATGGATGACAATGGAAAGAAG ACACTGCTGGACATATTCACTGGTGTGAAGCTGTACCTATCGCCCTCGGTGAAGGATTTCAACAAAATCCGTCGCTACTTCATAGCCTACGATGGTGATCTTGTGCCAGAGTTTGACACAGCCTCAGCAACGCATGTTATAGGGGACATTGATGAGAATCCTGGTGCTAAGCGTGTATCTCCCAAATGGATCTGGGAATGCATCCGCAAACGGAGACTGGTAGCCCCATGCTAG